One Kallotenue papyrolyticum genomic window carries:
- a CDS encoding carbohydrate ABC transporter permease, with protein sequence MSLTLEAPRRRSARYRLNRALLYLLAVVLTLFILLPIYLITIAAFSPRAAVYTFPKPFVPTELSTDTLRFFLGSTGVARAFRNSLIVGVATVLLSLLIGAPAGYALARFVFPGRDSFKLLILSTRAFPIVILSIPLAVMFIDWRIYDTIPAVVLAHTALALPTTVLVTSSIFLGVPRELEEAAETLGCTPLGAFWRVVLPLALPGLAAAAIFTFVLSWNEVFAATILTVRNRTLPAHVLGVLNDSPLPFQFAGGFALVVPSLVFIFFMRRYLLNMWGRVTK encoded by the coding sequence ATGAGTCTGACGCTGGAGGCGCCGCGCCGGCGTTCCGCTCGCTACCGCCTCAACCGTGCGCTGCTGTACCTGCTGGCTGTGGTCTTGACGCTGTTTATTCTGCTGCCGATCTACCTGATCACCATCGCGGCCTTCAGCCCGCGCGCCGCGGTCTATACGTTTCCCAAGCCCTTTGTGCCGACCGAGCTCTCCACCGATACGCTGCGCTTCTTTCTGGGCTCGACCGGCGTGGCGCGCGCCTTTCGCAACAGCCTGATCGTTGGCGTGGCGACCGTGCTGTTGTCGCTGCTGATCGGCGCGCCCGCCGGCTATGCGCTGGCGCGCTTTGTGTTCCCGGGCCGCGACAGCTTCAAACTCCTGATCCTCTCGACGCGCGCCTTTCCGATCGTGATCCTCTCGATCCCGCTGGCGGTGATGTTCATCGACTGGCGCATCTACGACACCATACCGGCGGTGGTGCTGGCGCATACCGCGCTGGCGCTGCCCACCACCGTGCTGGTGACCAGCAGTATTTTCCTAGGTGTGCCGCGCGAGCTGGAAGAGGCTGCCGAAACGCTGGGCTGCACGCCCCTGGGCGCGTTTTGGCGCGTGGTGCTGCCTCTGGCCTTGCCCGGTCTGGCAGCAGCGGCGATCTTCACCTTTGTGCTCTCCTGGAACGAGGTCTTCGCCGCCACGATTCTGACCGTGCGCAACCGGACGCTGCCGGCGCACGTGCTGGGCGTGCTGAACGACTCGCCGTTGCCGTTCCAGTTCGCGGGCGGTTTCGCGCTGGTTGTGCCGTCGCTGGTCTTCATCTTCTTTATGCGGCGCTACCTGTTGAACATGTGGGGCCGCGTGACCAAGTGA
- a CDS encoding MBL fold metallo-hydrolase yields MELAVGRYNDTIAWLDNGLLDTPGLGTCYLVQGDDLALIETGASPCVPNVLDGLRRLGIDPARIRHVLLTHIHMDHAGATGTLLPHLPEATVYIHSRTARFLVDPTDLLASAERALGSLFALHGVVEPVPAERIVAADELRLDLGRGVVLRAIPSPGHSPDHLAYFEEQSRALFAGDALGVAVPAADYVGPVTPPPAVSVEAQRATFARLSQLPIDALLFAHFGPAAEAPATLIERLRARYEQLVDLVWSGWQRGAIDRAAILRAMLNGTPADARNAEMIAGWIEMSINGLTHYFNRQARQSTS; encoded by the coding sequence ATGGAGCTCGCTGTTGGCCGCTACAACGACACGATTGCCTGGCTCGATAACGGGCTGCTCGATACCCCGGGCCTGGGCACTTGCTACCTCGTGCAGGGCGACGACCTGGCCCTGATCGAAACCGGCGCGTCGCCCTGCGTGCCCAACGTCCTCGACGGCCTGCGCCGGCTGGGCATCGATCCGGCGCGCATCCGGCATGTGCTGCTGACGCACATCCACATGGATCACGCCGGCGCAACCGGCACGCTGCTGCCGCATCTACCCGAGGCGACGGTGTACATCCACAGTCGCACGGCGCGCTTTCTGGTCGATCCTACCGACCTGCTGGCCAGCGCCGAGCGCGCGCTGGGATCGCTCTTTGCGCTGCATGGCGTGGTTGAGCCCGTGCCCGCCGAGCGCATCGTCGCTGCGGACGAGCTGCGCCTCGATCTGGGGCGGGGTGTGGTGCTGCGCGCGATCCCTTCGCCCGGCCACTCCCCCGATCATCTGGCCTACTTCGAAGAGCAGAGCCGCGCTCTGTTCGCCGGCGATGCGCTGGGCGTGGCCGTTCCGGCTGCCGACTATGTCGGTCCGGTCACACCGCCTCCCGCAGTCAGTGTCGAAGCGCAGCGCGCCACCTTCGCGCGTCTCAGCCAACTGCCGATCGACGCGCTGCTCTTCGCCCACTTCGGGCCGGCGGCGGAAGCGCCGGCGACGCTGATCGAGCGCCTCAGAGCGCGCTACGAGCAGCTCGTCGATCTGGTGTGGAGCGGCTGGCAACGCGGCGCGATCGATCGCGCGGCAATCCTGCGCGCGATGCTCAACGGCACGCCCGCCGATGCGCGCAACGCCGAGATGATCGCCGGGTGGATCGAGATGAGTATCAACGGGCTGACGCACTACTTCAATCGCCAGGCGCGTCAGAGCACGAGCTAG
- a CDS encoding PSP1 domain-containing protein has translation MPTVIGIRFKDSGKTYHFDPRNLPLQRGDWVIVETVRGPELGRVATGLIDLADDQIIGELKPVLRRATQADLDHLHQLQQREPEALQICAEKIAAHQLPMRLVKAEYNFDGSRLTFYFTAEKRVDFRALVRDLARTFRTRIELRQIGPRDEAKLLGGIGPCGRLLCCATFLPDFARVSIKMAKDQDLPLNPSKISGVCGRLLCCLSYEHEQYLQIKAELPQRGDWVQTREGPGEVVAVNVVKENVTVELYNGNTIECAAQEILEVRKRVAAEAQARNAAGITPVAQMRGTSQPLGAGEDGLLDEELDPEALATLEHDETPPRRSVPPRADAALGDTLGRRAAAAKQPAAPRRASAPPPPEHAPSDPPAAATVETGGTRSQRRRRRKKAKRQAAAPTHQAQPPAQPPAATPSSPEQGSSAGTAPRRRRQRRRGHQQG, from the coding sequence ATGCCAACTGTTATCGGGATTCGTTTCAAGGACTCGGGCAAGACCTACCATTTCGACCCGCGCAATCTGCCCCTGCAACGCGGTGATTGGGTGATTGTCGAAACCGTGCGCGGTCCGGAGCTGGGCCGTGTCGCCACCGGGCTGATCGATCTGGCCGACGATCAGATCATCGGCGAGCTCAAGCCGGTGCTGCGCCGTGCGACCCAGGCCGACCTCGATCACTTGCACCAGTTGCAGCAGCGCGAGCCCGAAGCGCTGCAGATCTGCGCCGAAAAGATCGCCGCCCACCAACTGCCGATGCGCCTGGTCAAGGCCGAGTACAACTTCGACGGTTCGCGTCTGACCTTCTACTTCACGGCGGAAAAGCGCGTCGACTTTCGCGCCCTGGTGCGCGACCTGGCGCGTACCTTTCGCACGCGCATCGAGCTGCGCCAGATCGGGCCGCGCGACGAAGCCAAGCTGCTGGGCGGCATCGGGCCCTGTGGCCGGCTATTGTGTTGCGCGACTTTCCTGCCGGATTTTGCGCGCGTGTCGATCAAAATGGCCAAAGATCAGGATCTGCCGCTCAATCCCAGCAAGATCAGCGGCGTGTGCGGACGGCTGCTCTGCTGCCTCTCCTACGAACACGAACAGTATCTGCAGATCAAGGCCGAACTGCCCCAGCGCGGTGATTGGGTGCAGACGCGCGAAGGGCCGGGCGAGGTCGTGGCCGTCAACGTGGTCAAGGAAAACGTGACGGTCGAGCTGTACAACGGCAACACCATCGAGTGCGCGGCGCAGGAGATTCTGGAGGTGCGTAAGCGCGTTGCGGCCGAAGCCCAGGCGCGCAATGCTGCCGGAATCACGCCGGTAGCTCAGATGCGCGGCACGTCGCAACCGCTCGGCGCCGGCGAGGATGGTCTGCTCGACGAGGAGCTCGACCCGGAGGCGCTGGCCACGCTGGAGCACGACGAGACGCCGCCACGCCGCAGCGTGCCGCCACGCGCCGATGCGGCGCTGGGCGATACGCTGGGACGTCGTGCTGCCGCCGCGAAACAGCCTGCCGCACCGCGGCGCGCGTCTGCTCCGCCTCCGCCTGAGCACGCGCCGTCGGACCCGCCCGCCGCGGCGACGGTGGAGACCGGTGGCACGCGCAGCCAGCGCCGGCGACGTCGCAAAAAGGCCAAGCGACAGGCGGCTGCACCGACGCATCAGGCGCAGCCACCGGCACAGCCGCCGGCGGCGACGCCCTCGTCTCCCGAGCAGGGCAGCAGCGCCGGCACCGCGCCGCGCCGCCGGCGGCAGCGTCGTCGTGGCCATCAACAGGGGTAG
- a CDS encoding ABC transporter ATP-binding protein produces the protein MTDETYQPGAATVPAAAAANARPPLLSAVDWRRLFAFVLPYRRRLALALISLLLSSLLGLMVPLVAGLLIDAVSGQTASGRSTVFDFVGEFYTNVLKRNPPQSGLRSGVLNWVAAVMLGVFVLQSLFNFAQSYLLSYVGERVMADLRLRAFEHLQRMSLRFFNERQVGEITSRITNDVTTIQNVLTVNLASFLQNLITFSGALAFMFFLSDRLTLLTMVVVPGMLAAAVYFGRRIRGISTEVQDRLASASSVLQEAVAGIRVVQSFAREPYEIGRFRQAIEEAFRTSMRRTRVRATFLPVVSFLAFAAIVLVIWYGGQQVLAGQMSPGDLGSFLIYAGTIAASLGTFTGLYSQLQEALGATQRVFALLDTEPDIRDKPDAVPLPPARGEIVFEHVHFEYEPDDDDANNVLHDINLHVQPGEIVALVGPSGAGKTTLVNMIPRFYDPTAGRILIDGYDLRDVRLQTLREQIGIVPQETLLFSGTIRENIRYGKLDADDEQIIAAARAANAHQFIEQLPRGYDTLVGERGVKLSGGQRQRIAIARALLKDPRILILDEATSALDSESEALVQEALERLMQGRTTFVIAHRLSTVQIADRIVVMERGRIIEQGTHSDLLARNGLYARLYALQFRDLREQAAPAPA, from the coding sequence GTGACGGATGAGACCTACCAGCCTGGTGCTGCCACCGTGCCGGCCGCCGCAGCGGCGAACGCGCGCCCTCCACTGCTGAGCGCGGTTGACTGGCGCCGCCTGTTTGCCTTTGTGCTGCCCTACCGCCGACGCCTGGCGCTGGCGCTGATCAGCCTGCTGCTTTCCAGCCTGCTGGGCCTGATGGTGCCGCTGGTCGCCGGCCTGTTGATCGACGCTGTGTCGGGCCAGACCGCTTCCGGTCGCTCGACGGTCTTTGATTTTGTCGGCGAGTTCTACACCAACGTGCTGAAGCGCAATCCGCCGCAGTCCGGCCTGCGCAGCGGCGTACTCAACTGGGTCGCCGCGGTGATGCTGGGCGTCTTTGTGCTCCAGTCGCTCTTCAACTTTGCGCAGAGCTACCTGCTCTCCTACGTGGGCGAGCGCGTCATGGCCGATCTGCGACTGCGCGCCTTCGAACATCTCCAGCGCATGTCGCTGCGCTTCTTCAACGAACGCCAGGTCGGCGAGATTACCTCGCGCATCACCAACGACGTGACCACGATCCAGAACGTGCTGACGGTTAATCTGGCCTCGTTTCTGCAAAACCTGATCACCTTTAGCGGCGCGCTGGCGTTTATGTTCTTTCTCAGCGATCGCCTGACGTTGCTGACCATGGTGGTGGTGCCCGGCATGCTGGCCGCGGCGGTCTATTTTGGCCGCCGTATCCGCGGCATCTCAACTGAAGTGCAGGATCGCCTGGCCAGCGCCAGCTCGGTGCTGCAGGAAGCTGTGGCCGGCATTCGCGTGGTGCAGTCCTTTGCGCGTGAGCCCTACGAGATCGGTCGCTTTCGGCAGGCGATCGAGGAGGCCTTCCGCACCTCAATGCGCCGCACGCGCGTACGCGCGACCTTTCTGCCGGTGGTCTCGTTTCTGGCCTTTGCCGCGATCGTGCTGGTGATCTGGTATGGCGGTCAGCAGGTGCTGGCCGGGCAGATGAGTCCGGGCGATCTGGGCTCGTTCCTGATCTACGCCGGCACGATCGCCGCGTCGCTGGGCACCTTTACCGGCCTGTACAGCCAGCTTCAGGAGGCGCTTGGCGCGACGCAGCGCGTCTTTGCGCTGCTGGACACCGAGCCCGACATCCGCGACAAGCCCGACGCGGTGCCGCTGCCGCCAGCGCGCGGCGAGATCGTCTTCGAGCATGTCCACTTCGAATACGAGCCCGATGACGACGACGCCAACAATGTGCTGCACGACATCAACCTGCATGTGCAGCCGGGCGAGATCGTGGCGCTGGTCGGGCCGAGCGGCGCAGGCAAGACCACCCTGGTCAACATGATTCCGCGCTTCTACGATCCCACCGCCGGACGCATTCTGATCGACGGCTATGATCTGCGCGATGTGCGGTTGCAGACCCTGCGCGAGCAGATCGGCATTGTGCCGCAGGAAACGCTGCTCTTCTCCGGCACGATCCGCGAGAACATCCGCTACGGCAAGCTGGACGCCGACGACGAGCAGATCATCGCCGCGGCCAGAGCCGCCAATGCGCATCAGTTTATCGAGCAGCTACCGCGCGGCTACGATACCCTCGTCGGCGAGCGCGGCGTCAAACTCTCGGGTGGGCAGCGCCAGCGCATCGCCATCGCCCGAGCCCTGCTCAAGGACCCGCGCATCCTGATCCTGGACGAAGCCACCTCGGCGCTCGACTCGGAATCGGAAGCGCTGGTGCAGGAAGCCCTCGAACGGCTGATGCAAGGACGTACCACCTTTGTGATCGCGCATCGGCTGTCAACCGTGCAGATCGCCGACCGCATCGTGGTCATGGAGCGTGGCCGGATCATCGAGCAGGGTACGCACAGCGATCTGCTGGCCCGCAATGGGCTCTACGCGCGGCTGTACGCCCTGCAGTTTCGCGACCTGCGCGAGCAGGCCGCGCCGGCCCCGGCCTGA
- a CDS encoding carbohydrate ABC transporter permease has product MSGQVTTQSAERVVPAPPARRRRRRYLAPTLLLAPTVLFLLFFFAWPMVQALVLAVQDRAGVWTLDPLRRMINDINFWPAVRNTLLLIVVLVPLQVTLALVMALLLNAGLRGTGLFLYAWAVPLAISDLAAGIVWLSIFADRGYLNSLLAGLGLPTFAFLSYEHPVSMFIAVVIAETWRATAIVMVILVAGLQVIPKEYGEAAAVFGATGWQRLRHVTLPLLRPSLQVALILRTILAFQVFAVVIALAGRNMPVLASEAYYWYGSYSNPHVAAAYALIILAFSMVNTLIYLRTLRVRDEQIGG; this is encoded by the coding sequence ATGTCAGGTCAAGTGACGACTCAGAGCGCGGAGCGGGTGGTACCCGCTCCGCCTGCTCGTCGCCGGCGCCGGCGCTACCTGGCGCCGACGTTGCTGCTGGCGCCTACCGTGCTGTTCCTGCTCTTCTTTTTCGCCTGGCCGATGGTGCAGGCGCTGGTGCTGGCGGTGCAGGATCGCGCCGGTGTCTGGACACTCGATCCGCTGCGCCGCATGATCAACGACATCAATTTCTGGCCGGCGGTGCGCAATACATTGCTGCTGATCGTGGTGCTGGTGCCGCTGCAGGTGACGCTGGCGCTGGTGATGGCGCTGCTGCTCAACGCCGGCCTGCGCGGTACCGGCTTGTTCCTCTACGCCTGGGCCGTGCCGCTGGCGATCTCGGATCTGGCCGCGGGCATCGTCTGGCTCTCGATCTTTGCCGACCGCGGCTACCTCAACTCGCTCTTGGCCGGGCTGGGCCTGCCGACCTTTGCCTTTCTGAGCTATGAGCATCCGGTCAGCATGTTCATCGCCGTGGTGATCGCCGAAACCTGGCGCGCCACGGCGATCGTCATGGTGATCCTGGTGGCCGGCCTGCAGGTGATCCCCAAGGAGTATGGCGAGGCGGCTGCGGTCTTCGGCGCGACCGGCTGGCAGCGCCTGCGCCATGTGACTCTACCGCTGCTACGCCCCAGCCTGCAGGTGGCTTTGATCCTGCGCACGATCCTGGCCTTTCAGGTGTTTGCGGTGGTGATCGCGCTGGCAGGACGCAACATGCCGGTCCTGGCGAGCGAGGCCTACTACTGGTATGGCAGCTACAGCAACCCGCACGTGGCCGCGGCCTACGCTTTGATCATCCTGGCCTTCTCGATGGTCAACACGCTGATCTACCTGCGCACGCTGCGCGTGCGCGATGAACAGATCGGAGGTTGA
- a CDS encoding helix-turn-helix transcriptional regulator, protein MRNRLKVLRAERGWSQAELAQRLGVSRQTVNAIETGKYDPSLPLAFKIARVFGLPIEAIFSDEETQLPAAPEER, encoded by the coding sequence GTGAGGAACCGCTTAAAAGTCTTGCGCGCCGAGCGCGGCTGGTCGCAGGCCGAGCTGGCGCAACGCCTGGGCGTGTCGCGCCAGACGGTGAACGCCATCGAAACCGGCAAGTACGATCCCAGCCTGCCGCTGGCCTTCAAGATCGCGCGCGTCTTCGGCCTGCCGATCGAGGCGATCTTTAGCGACGAGGAAACGCAACTACCGGCAGCGCCGGAGGAGCGGTGA
- a CDS encoding phosphoglucomutase/phosphomannomutase family protein, with protein sequence MAIRFGTDGWRAVISEDFTFDNVRHVAQAIADYINSGQAGGATDAVVVGFDTRFLSDRYALTVAGVLAANGLPVYLSKADCPTPALSLAVKALGAAGGVMITASHNPPRYNGIKFKSAFGGSAMPEVTGAIERLLERNLREGRLPRVGDVAPRNEGTPAAGEIVRFDPMPMYLRHLRTLIDFAAIARSGLRVAVDPMYGAGRGYIARWLRELGVMVAEIHGELNPGFGGLHPEPIGRNLQDLQRLVLEGGYDIGLATDGDADRIGAIDARGEFVSPHMIIALALKHLLAQGKRGLVVKTISTTQIVNRLARQYDLAVEETPVGFNYICDYMLKQPVLIGGEESGGISILGHIPEGDGILMGLLLLEIVAQARQPLHTLIAELQATCGPFFYDRIDRRVRPFSKRALVQALTQAVPATLADQAVVSVNDRDGVKYLLADDSWLLIRPSGTEPVLRIYAEARTPELVQQLLAAGVQLAERSIPTS encoded by the coding sequence GTGGCGATACGCTTTGGAACGGATGGTTGGCGCGCTGTTATCAGCGAGGACTTTACCTTCGACAATGTTCGGCATGTTGCGCAGGCGATTGCCGACTACATCAACAGTGGGCAGGCCGGCGGTGCGACCGACGCAGTGGTGGTTGGCTTTGATACGCGCTTTTTATCGGACCGCTACGCGCTGACGGTGGCGGGCGTGTTGGCGGCCAACGGGCTGCCGGTCTATCTCAGCAAGGCCGACTGTCCCACGCCGGCGCTCTCGCTGGCGGTCAAGGCGCTGGGCGCGGCAGGCGGCGTGATGATCACCGCCTCGCACAATCCGCCGCGCTACAACGGCATCAAGTTCAAATCGGCCTTTGGCGGATCGGCGATGCCGGAGGTCACCGGCGCGATCGAACGCTTGCTGGAGCGCAATCTGCGGGAAGGGCGCCTGCCACGCGTCGGTGACGTAGCGCCGCGCAACGAAGGCACGCCCGCCGCGGGCGAGATCGTGCGCTTCGACCCGATGCCGATGTATCTGCGGCACCTGCGGACGTTGATCGATTTTGCCGCCATTGCCCGCAGTGGGTTGCGCGTCGCCGTCGATCCGATGTACGGCGCCGGGCGGGGCTATATCGCGCGCTGGCTGCGCGAACTGGGCGTGATGGTCGCCGAGATCCATGGTGAGCTCAATCCCGGCTTTGGCGGGCTGCACCCCGAGCCGATCGGGCGCAACCTACAGGATCTGCAGCGCCTGGTGCTTGAAGGCGGCTACGACATCGGGCTGGCCACCGATGGCGATGCCGACCGCATCGGCGCGATCGACGCACGCGGCGAATTCGTCAGCCCACACATGATCATCGCCCTGGCGCTCAAGCATCTGCTGGCGCAGGGCAAGCGCGGGCTGGTGGTCAAGACCATCTCGACCACGCAGATCGTCAACCGCCTGGCGCGCCAGTACGATCTGGCGGTGGAAGAGACGCCGGTGGGCTTCAACTACATCTGCGATTATATGCTCAAGCAGCCGGTGCTGATCGGCGGCGAGGAATCGGGCGGCATCTCGATCCTGGGACACATCCCCGAAGGCGACGGCATTCTGATGGGCCTGCTGCTGCTGGAGATCGTCGCGCAGGCGCGTCAGCCGCTGCACACGCTGATCGCAGAGCTGCAGGCGACGTGCGGCCCCTTCTTCTACGACCGCATCGACCGCCGCGTGCGGCCCTTCAGCAAGCGCGCGCTGGTGCAGGCGCTGACCCAGGCGGTGCCGGCGACACTGGCCGATCAGGCGGTCGTCAGCGTTAATGATCGCGACGGCGTGAAATACCTGCTGGCCGACGACTCCTGGCTGCTGATCCGGCCATCCGGCACCGAGCCGGTGCTGCGCATCTATGCCGAGGCGCGTACGCCGGAGCTGGTGCAACAATTGCTGGCCGCGGGCGTCCAACTGGCGGAGCGCAGCATCCCCACCTCCTGA
- a CDS encoding ABC transporter substrate-binding protein, with protein sequence MTRVLSSPAVRLVCLLLLLTLIVSGCGGGGGAAQPEASPATSPASAASPQSEASPQPSPAADAGQIIFLSTQFKPVEEAERMRNVILANFAGQVEFIPEDGGPFNDRIRAETQSGRVTISLLGGLHGDFAPFVRDQLLEDLTPLVNRLSERGFPEQFVELSRFGTEQHYYVPWMQATYIMVANKKALEHLPEGADINALTYDQLRQWGANLQQATGERKLGFPAGPKGLMHRFFQGYLYPSFTGSAGVVGFKTPEAVAMWNAFKDLWQYVNPRSTNYEFMQEPLLAEEVWVAWDHTARLIEALRQRPNDFVAFPAPAGPSGRGFMPVIAGLAIPKGAPNRAGAEQLIDYLTQPEQQITTLRENAFFPVIDVELPQELDPGIRLEAEAVQAQSAADDALPSLLPVGLGERGGEFNKVYLDTFQQVVLNNQPAEQVLAQQAQILQQIMNDTGARCWPPDPASEGPCQVK encoded by the coding sequence ATGACCCGTGTCTTGTCGTCGCCTGCGGTCCGCCTCGTCTGTCTGCTGCTCCTGCTGACGCTGATCGTCAGCGGCTGCGGCGGTGGAGGCGGTGCCGCGCAGCCGGAAGCCTCTCCGGCCACCTCGCCCGCCAGCGCAGCCTCGCCTCAATCAGAAGCTTCGCCGCAGCCCTCGCCCGCCGCGGATGCCGGCCAGATCATCTTCCTGTCCACGCAGTTCAAGCCGGTGGAAGAGGCCGAGCGCATGCGCAACGTCATCCTGGCTAACTTCGCGGGCCAGGTCGAGTTCATCCCAGAGGATGGCGGGCCGTTCAACGATCGCATCCGCGCCGAGACACAGAGCGGCCGGGTCACGATCAGCCTGCTGGGCGGTCTGCACGGCGATTTTGCCCCCTTTGTACGCGATCAGCTCCTGGAGGATCTGACGCCGCTGGTGAACCGCCTGAGTGAGCGCGGCTTTCCGGAGCAGTTCGTCGAGCTGAGCCGCTTCGGCACCGAACAGCACTACTATGTGCCCTGGATGCAGGCGACCTACATCATGGTTGCCAACAAAAAGGCGCTGGAACACTTGCCGGAGGGCGCCGACATCAACGCGCTGACCTATGATCAGCTGCGCCAGTGGGGCGCCAATCTGCAACAGGCCACCGGCGAGCGCAAGCTGGGCTTTCCCGCCGGTCCCAAGGGCCTGATGCACCGCTTCTTCCAGGGCTATCTCTATCCCTCCTTCACCGGCTCGGCGGGCGTGGTTGGCTTCAAGACGCCCGAAGCGGTGGCGATGTGGAACGCCTTCAAAGATCTGTGGCAGTACGTCAATCCGCGCTCGACCAACTATGAATTCATGCAGGAGCCGCTGCTGGCTGAGGAGGTGTGGGTGGCCTGGGATCACACGGCGCGGCTGATCGAAGCGCTGCGCCAGCGTCCCAACGATTTCGTGGCCTTTCCCGCGCCGGCAGGACCGAGCGGCCGTGGCTTCATGCCGGTGATCGCCGGGCTGGCGATCCCCAAGGGCGCGCCCAACCGCGCGGGCGCCGAGCAACTGATCGACTACCTGACGCAGCCCGAACAGCAGATCACGACCCTGCGCGAGAACGCCTTCTTCCCGGTGATCGACGTGGAGCTGCCGCAGGAGCTCGATCCGGGCATTCGCCTGGAAGCCGAGGCCGTCCAGGCCCAATCCGCGGCGGACGACGCATTGCCGTCGCTGCTGCCGGTGGGGCTGGGCGAGCGTGGCGGCGAGTTCAACAAGGTCTATCTCGATACCTTCCAGCAGGTGGTGCTCAACAACCAGCCGGCCGAGCAGGTGCTGGCGCAGCAGGCGCAGATTCTGCAGCAGATCATGAACGATACCGGCGCGCGCTGCTGGCCGCCTGATCCGGCGAGCGAGGGGCCATGTCAGGTCAAGTGA
- a CDS encoding ABC transporter ATP-binding protein: MAEITIASLWKTFPGTRQPAVKNVDLQVAEGEFMVLLGPSGCGKTTLLRMIAGLEYPDAGRILIGARDVTDLPPRKRQIAMVFQSYAIFPHLTVFENIGFGLRMRGEDQTTIRRKVERAAALLQLEAFLSRYPAQLSGGQRQRVAVARAIVMEPAVLLMDEPLSNLDALLRLHFRAELKKLVREVGATTIYVTHDQVEALSLGDRIAVMRAGEIVQCAPPMEVYDRPATEFVGSFIGNPPMNFLRGRVARADGLVQVAIGEHALQAPPALAALDGREVLIGIRAENIDAVSQPAPAALPAQTEVVEPLGSHLLVTARLGDQPLKLLTRADFPVAPQQAIWIRPAIEKLRWFDPDTRLELQAVAGA, translated from the coding sequence ATGGCTGAGATCACGATTGCTTCGCTCTGGAAGACTTTTCCCGGCACCCGCCAGCCGGCGGTCAAGAACGTCGATCTCCAGGTGGCCGAGGGCGAGTTCATGGTGCTGCTCGGCCCTTCGGGCTGCGGCAAGACGACGCTGTTGCGCATGATCGCCGGCTTGGAATACCCCGATGCCGGACGCATCCTGATCGGCGCGCGCGATGTGACCGATCTGCCGCCGCGCAAACGGCAGATCGCCATGGTCTTCCAGAGCTACGCCATCTTTCCCCATCTGACGGTCTTCGAGAACATCGGCTTCGGGCTGCGCATGCGCGGCGAGGACCAGACGACGATCCGGCGCAAGGTGGAGCGCGCCGCTGCGCTGCTGCAGCTCGAGGCCTTCCTGAGTCGCTATCCGGCGCAGCTCTCGGGCGGCCAGCGCCAGCGCGTTGCCGTGGCGCGCGCGATCGTGATGGAGCCGGCGGTGCTGCTGATGGATGAGCCGCTCTCCAACCTGGACGCGCTGCTGCGCCTGCACTTCCGCGCCGAGCTCAAGAAGCTGGTGCGCGAGGTCGGCGCAACCACGATCTACGTCACGCATGATCAGGTCGAGGCGCTGAGCCTGGGCGACCGCATCGCGGTGATGCGCGCCGGTGAGATCGTGCAGTGCGCGCCGCCGATGGAGGTCTATGATCGCCCGGCGACCGAGTTTGTGGGCAGCTTCATCGGCAATCCACCGATGAATTTCCTGCGTGGCCGCGTGGCGCGCGCCGATGGCCTGGTGCAGGTGGCGATCGGCGAGCACGCGCTCCAGGCGCCGCCCGCGCTGGCAGCGCTGGACGGACGCGAGGTGCTGATCGGCATTCGCGCCGAAAACATCGATGCCGTCTCGCAGCCGGCGCCTGCGGCCCTGCCGGCGCAGACCGAAGTGGTCGAGCCGCTGGGCTCGCATCTGCTGGTCACGGCGCGGCTGGGCGATCAGCCGCTCAAGCTGCTCACGCGCGCCGATTTTCCGGTCGCGCCGCAGCAGGCGATCTGGATCCGCCCCGCGATCGAGAAGCTGCGCTGGTTCGATCCCGACACGCGCCTCGAACTCCAAGCGGTCGCGGGAGCCTAG